The proteins below are encoded in one region of Methanoculleus taiwanensis:
- a CDS encoding S16 family serine protease translates to MKAVSILAALLLLSLLANAYLVAVIVSPSLFPAETPVAPAPSNPASAPVPASPVPGEGLPGAATLQAPVIMQIVELTREGPFTREQVTEEGSLVDVSVEVAPGRGRVLVQTTPLMGLVFQDAANMAVLAAQNRSDVNLSGSDVIFSVMAESEVSAIDGSSAGALMTALLLSVLEDRPVNDSVTLTGTIDPFGNVGEISGVVEKARAVREAGKDLFLLPRENSRLVRYRSVSRNVGGFVVTEQRPEIVDAERFIEDEIGIPVEYVDTIDDVTAFLW, encoded by the coding sequence ATGAAGGCTGTGTCGATCCTTGCCGCGCTCCTCCTCCTGTCGCTTCTTGCCAATGCTTACCTCGTGGCGGTCATCGTCTCACCGTCGCTGTTCCCGGCAGAGACTCCTGTGGCACCCGCTCCATCCAATCCTGCATCAGCCCCGGTTCCGGCCTCTCCTGTCCCGGGAGAGGGTCTCCCGGGAGCAGCGACGCTCCAGGCACCGGTGATTATGCAGATCGTAGAGCTCACCCGGGAAGGACCTTTTACCCGGGAGCAGGTGACGGAAGAGGGTTCGCTCGTGGACGTCTCGGTCGAGGTCGCCCCCGGACGCGGACGGGTGCTCGTCCAGACCACGCCGCTGATGGGGCTCGTCTTCCAGGATGCCGCCAATATGGCTGTCCTTGCTGCCCAGAACCGCTCGGATGTAAACCTCTCCGGGAGCGACGTGATCTTCTCGGTTATGGCGGAGAGCGAGGTCTCGGCGATCGACGGCTCGAGTGCCGGTGCACTGATGACGGCGCTCCTCCTCTCGGTGCTCGAAGACCGGCCCGTGAACGACTCCGTCACCCTGACCGGCACCATCGATCCGTTCGGGAACGTCGGCGAGATAAGCGGCGTCGTCGAGAAGGCACGGGCGGTACGCGAGGCCGGGAAAGATCTCTTCCTTCTCCCCCGGGAGAACAGCAGGCTCGTCCGGTATCGGAGTGTCTCGCGGAACGTCGGCGGTTTTGTGGTCACGGAGCAGCGGCCGGAGATTGTGGATGCGGAAAGGTTCATCGAGGACGAGATCGGTATCCCGGTGGAGTACGTGGATACGATCGACGACGTTACCGCCTTCCTTTGGTAA
- a CDS encoding Holliday junction resolvase-like protein, with protein MIEWIFIAALLLLLIYIAWRYARVAGEVERRARSLFDEWRSTEMQRLVDEKAELLFREWKITEEKSIRRDAVTRSEAVIRGKVTEHLIPYFPDFTYNPKDARFLGTPVDFVIFNGLSDGEVTSVAFVEVKSGRSNLSERERAVRDCILQQRVTYEVIRQNGK; from the coding sequence ATGATAGAGTGGATCTTCATCGCCGCCCTCCTGCTCCTGTTGATCTACATCGCCTGGCGCTACGCCCGCGTAGCGGGAGAGGTCGAGCGGCGGGCGCGATCGCTCTTCGACGAATGGCGCTCGACCGAGATGCAGCGGCTCGTCGACGAGAAGGCGGAGCTGCTCTTCCGGGAGTGGAAGATCACCGAGGAGAAGAGCATCCGCCGCGACGCCGTCACGCGGAGCGAGGCGGTGATCCGGGGGAAGGTAACCGAACATCTCATCCCCTACTTCCCGGACTTCACCTACAACCCGAAGGATGCCCGCTTTCTCGGCACCCCGGTCGACTTCGTCATCTTCAACGGCCTCTCGGACGGGGAGGTGACGAGCGTCGCCTTCGTCGAGGTGAAGAGCGGCCGATCGAACCTCTCTGAACGTGAGCGGGCAGTCCGCGACTGCATCCTGCAGCAGCGGGTGACCTACGAGGTCATCCGCCAGAACGGGAAATAA